A DNA window from Gemmatimonadota bacterium contains the following coding sequences:
- a CDS encoding ABC transporter permease subunit, producing the protein MQGLLAIWGRELKAYFISPIFYALSTVFIFIVSFMFFYSLQSYTQYFMQVAQYPTMMERININEMIMRPLFNTMSFVAVLTLMPMLTMRIFSEEKKTGTIELLLTSPVRDWHVILGKFLAAFTLYTAMIGMTLIYPLVLQVYGDPDWGPIWAGYLGLVLLGGGVITIGLFASSLTENQIVAAVICFGAALILWMMDVAAESMTGMLGEVVGYLSVLRHYNTFEKGIIDSTDCLFFLSFIFLGLFITVRSVESTRWRG; encoded by the coding sequence ATGCAGGGATTGCTGGCCATCTGGGGACGTGAATTGAAGGCCTATTTCATTTCACCCATCTTCTACGCCCTGTCGACCGTGTTCATTTTCATCGTAAGCTTCATGTTTTTCTATAGCTTGCAGAGTTACACCCAGTATTTCATGCAGGTCGCCCAGTACCCGACAATGATGGAGCGCATCAACATCAACGAGATGATCATGCGCCCGCTGTTCAATACCATGAGTTTCGTGGCCGTGCTGACGCTCATGCCCATGCTCACCATGCGGATCTTTTCCGAGGAGAAGAAGACCGGCACGATCGAGTTGCTGCTGACCTCGCCGGTCCGCGACTGGCACGTGATCCTGGGCAAGTTCCTGGCGGCCTTCACCCTTTACACGGCCATGATCGGGATGACGCTCATCTACCCGCTGGTGCTCCAGGTGTACGGCGATCCGGACTGGGGTCCCATATGGGCGGGCTACCTCGGTCTCGTGCTCCTCGGGGGCGGCGTGATCACCATCGGGCTCTTCGCCTCTTCGCTGACGGAGAACCAGATCGTGGCCGCCGTGATCTGCTTCGGCGCCGCGCTCATACTCTGGATGATGGATGTAGCGGCGGAATCGATGACCGGCATGCTGGGCGAGGTGGTCGGATACCTGTCCGTGCTGAGACACTACAATACCTTCGAGAAGGGCATCATCGACTCGACGGACTGCCTCTTTTTCCTGAGTTTCATTTTCCTGGGCCTGTTCATCACGGTCCGGTCGGTTGAATCGACGCGCTGGCGGGGTTGA